A single window of Pseudarthrobacter defluvii DNA harbors:
- a CDS encoding GntR family transcriptional regulator: MTFDEVLADLQAQARTTKHAETGLWVAAQLRSRIEAGLLKPGSKLAEEALREALGVSRNTLREAFTALHAEHIVTRIPNRGVFVAHPTAGDIREIYRVRRFLEPAAVLWSGEASLEPLPAIIKAARAAAAEGDIPGMAGANQHFHRAIVDRAGSERLNSLMDQVLAEMRLVFHSMAANPAFHEPYVEDNAHIVALLEAGDRAAAADFLATYLDRAEAQLLDAVGR, translated from the coding sequence ATGACGTTTGACGAGGTGCTGGCCGATCTCCAGGCCCAGGCCAGGACCACGAAGCACGCCGAAACAGGCCTCTGGGTTGCCGCCCAGCTGCGGAGCCGCATTGAGGCCGGCCTGCTCAAGCCGGGTTCCAAGCTCGCGGAGGAAGCCCTCCGCGAGGCCCTGGGCGTGTCCCGCAACACCCTGCGGGAGGCGTTCACGGCGCTGCATGCCGAGCACATCGTCACCCGCATCCCCAACCGCGGCGTGTTCGTAGCCCACCCCACGGCCGGCGACATCCGCGAGATCTACCGGGTGCGCCGCTTCCTGGAACCGGCCGCGGTGCTCTGGTCCGGTGAAGCGTCCCTGGAGCCGTTGCCGGCCATCATCAAAGCCGCCCGGGCCGCGGCCGCGGAAGGGGACATCCCGGGCATGGCCGGCGCCAACCAGCACTTCCACCGCGCCATCGTGGACCGCGCCGGGAGCGAACGGCTCAACAGCCTCATGGACCAGGTCCTGGCCGAGATGCGCCTGGTGTTCCATTCCATGGCGGCCAACCCGGCCTTCCATGAGCCTTACGTGGAGGACAACGCCCACATCGTCGCACTCCTGGAGGCAGGGGACCGGGCCGCGGCAGCGGACTTCCTTGCCACCTACCTGGACCGCGCCGAAGCCCAGCTGCTGGACGCCGTCGGCCGTTAG